In Candidatus Defluviilinea proxima, a single genomic region encodes these proteins:
- the rfbF gene encoding glucose-1-phosphate cytidylyltransferase translates to MKVAILAGGLGTRLSEETTIKPKPMVEIGGKPMLWHIMNIYASFGYKEFVIALGYKGEIIKDYFINYHYRSRSISVQLKSGDVTIHNDKGEDWIVHLLDTGTDTNTGGRVKRVAEFIGDETFMLTYGDGVSNVNIPQLIEFHKKQKTLVTMTAVRPPARFGQMMIENHRVVEFKEKPQIGEGWINGGFFVLEPGITKYIQGDHTAWEFESLEHIAADGQLSAYQHNDFWQCMDTIRDVHNLEKLWQEGNAPWKLWN, encoded by the coding sequence ATGAAAGTCGCCATACTTGCAGGCGGATTAGGAACCCGTCTCTCCGAAGAAACAACGATCAAGCCAAAGCCGATGGTCGAAATTGGCGGTAAACCCATGCTTTGGCACATCATGAACATCTACGCTTCTTTCGGATATAAAGAGTTTGTTATTGCATTGGGATACAAGGGCGAGATCATCAAAGATTATTTCATCAATTATCACTATCGCTCGCGCAGTATCTCTGTACAATTGAAAAGCGGGGATGTGACGATTCACAACGATAAAGGTGAAGACTGGATTGTGCATTTACTTGATACAGGCACAGACACAAACACCGGTGGACGAGTCAAACGCGTGGCAGAGTTCATAGGCGATGAGACTTTCATGCTCACCTATGGCGATGGCGTTAGCAACGTGAACATTCCCCAACTGATCGAGTTTCACAAAAAGCAAAAAACATTAGTGACCATGACAGCCGTCCGTCCGCCAGCGCGGTTTGGGCAAATGATGATCGAGAATCATCGCGTGGTGGAGTTCAAAGAGAAACCGCAGATCGGCGAAGGCTGGATCAACGGCGGATTCTTTGTCCTCGAACCGGGCATCACCAAATATATTCAAGGCGACCACACCGCGTGGGAGTTCGAGTCACTTGAGCATATCGCGGCAGATGGACAACTATCAGCTTATCAGCACAATGACTTCTGGCAATGCATGGATACGATCCGCGATGTGCATAACTTAGAAAAACTATGGCAGGAAGGCAACGCCCCATGGAAGCTATGGAATTGA